The genomic segment ATAGGTAGCGGATCCTTTGGTGAAATTTTCCTCGGTATGTGTGAagctatatatatgtgtgtgtattacAGTTTGAGGTGAGTTTTATGATtgataatgagtgaattttgtattttttgcaGCTACGCATATTGATTCGTTTGAGATCGTTGCTGTTAAAATTGtgagttctatttttttttcttaatttggttGAGCtatgaattttattgattttgtgaatgaatGATTAATTTATCATGTTTATAAGTGCTTTGTGCATCAGGAAAGTAACTAGTGGTTAATCAGGTTCAAATTCCAGCAGAGGCAAAAATGCGAAAAACACTAGTAATTGTTGGAGTCTTTTCGCTACATGTGATAACTGATTCGCTCACTGGCGTAGCCAGAAATTTCGTGAAGGGTGTTCAATCATTGACTCAGTAATTTTAGACTTAGACTATCGAATATTAGTGAATAATATTTGTATATGAATAGGTTTTTTgaaaggggagccttggagtaaccaGTAAAGTTGCCGCCATGAGCTGTTGGAAACCGCCTCGGGCAGAAATGCACCCTTGTGGTGGGTCCCTTCCCCGGATccgtgcatagcgggagcttcaGTGCACCGGGCTTCCCTTTTGGTTtttaagaaggaaaaagaaaagtaggatattAGTTATAACCAATTAATGCTACTAACTACTAAGAAGTGAACCTAAAAATGCTAAAACCTGCAACTGGGAATCAAACCTGGATCATATAGCATGCATAAGTTTATAACCAATTAATGCCCTACTAAGAATAGAATCTAAAAAAGCTAAAGAAAACCGCTACCAGGAATTGAACTCGCTCACACAGCCTGCCTAAAAGGTTTCCTGAACACCCTTCGCAGTTGGGCTGCATCACCTTCAAAGGTGTTCAAAATGTAGTATATAAGCCAAAATTAATATCATTTAACCTTATAAATACAGTACAATTTTCTAGCGAAGGGTGTTTGCCCTACCACCCTAGCAATGTTGTTGCTCCGCCGCTGGATATTCCCTccttttcaatttgtttgtcttagtTTCCTTTTTAACCTGTTTTAAAAAGAATGcctcttttattttttagcaACTCTTTACTTTCAAGCTTGCACATGGCATGTTTTAGACCAcaaaattaaaggatattttggtatacCTTAACAAATTGCGAATTTTGCATATTACtacatttttcaatttcaaaaaaatgaaacaaaattagATATAAGTTTGGTAGGAACTTTTCCTAGCCCAAATCATTTAATTTCTCAGTCAAGCCACTCAGATATCATTGATTACAATTATAGTGTGACCACATTGAATTATTTTTGCACTTCCTTTGCTGTTTCTTCTGTGTCATCTATTTATTTGCATTCTTGGTATCTTTTTAATCACTTATAATGTTATGTGGTGCACACATTTTGCTAGGATCTAACACTACAGGTTTCTCTCTCTACCAAAACTTTTTGCAGGAGAACAATAAGACTAAACATCCTCAACTTCTCTACGAGGCCAAGTTATACAATATTCTCCAGGGAGgaagtatgttttaaatattctGCACTTTTATGGATAGATATACAGATAATGGTGTAACTTATAATTTGTTCCTTTCTAGGTGGTGTGCCACTTATAAAATGGTCTGGCGTGGATGGTGATGACAACGTTCTGGTCATGGATTTATTGGGTCCTAGCTTGGAAGATCTCTTCGTCTATTGTGATCGAAAGCTTTCCTTGAAGACTGTTCTAATGTTGGCTGACCAGATGGTAACGGCAGTTCTCCTCAATACTTTATAACATTCGTGCGATTATGTTTCTGCATGATTAGAACCTAAGAATGTCAAAGCTAAAGTATACCATTTTGACTTTGCCACATGTTCCATGATAGGTGGAAAATTGTTCTAGATTAAGATAAGCTGAAATGGTCTTTGTTTGGGAACATGGCCTGTCAGCCAACTAACTGCTTTTTCTACCTATCTGACTTTTCTCTCTGATATTCTTAACCATTATGGCTCCCAGCAATTACTTTTAACTAAGTGTAATAGAACTGCACCAAAGTCTTTTTTGTTCTCTCTGTTTTTTTAGTCAGTTATTTTTCATGTCACATAGATACTggagaaatattatattttactatatatgtgAACAACACAAAATGATTGGTGTCCTTTCTATAAGTATTTAGGACCTTTGGAAAGTACTGCTAGAAGATATTTTGCAACATGgtcaatttatttttctaaatttactTGCTGGATTTTCCTTATTAGCAGCTTGGCTGATCAGGTTATTCTGCCTCCCCTGTTCTCAGATTACCAGAATCGAATATGTACATTCTAAAGGCTTTCTACACAGGGATATTAAGCCTGACAACTTTCTGATGGGTCTTGGTCGGAAAGCAAATCAGGTACTCTTCTTTCGATCTCTTTTTATTGGTTTTGTcgttttgtgatttttttaattcCTCTGATTGAATCCTATTGTCATTATGTTATGTTCAGGTTTATATTATTGATTTTGGTCTTGCTAAAAGATACCGTGATGCGACTACAAATCGTCATATTCCTTACAGGTATGAGTTTTGGAATCTGCTAATCTTAGCTATTTTCGTCAGTTATCATTTAGCTTTAATCTTCCAAGTCTACTCATGAGCGTTGACATCTGATTCTAATTTGTTTTTGTTAAAAAGTTCGAAAAGGGAACATTGATCATTTCTTAAATGCAACACTATAGATCTAAGTTTAGTATCTTTTCTTCTGTACAGAGAGAACAAAAATTTAACGGGAACTGCACGCTATGCCAGTTGTAATACTCATCTTGGAATTGGTGAGCACCAGTACTCTTTTCCATGATTGTTTTTCTTTACCCATCATAAAATGCACAAGTATTTGGCAAGGAAAATAAGTTACCTTTATTACTGGAAGCATGTGGGGATTATTAAAATAAAGCCTGTTGTAACatttaaatgttcttttttatatGTTATACAGAGCAAAGCCGGCGGGATGATTTAGAATCTCTTGGATATGTTCTCCTTTATTTCTTGAGAGGCAGGTGCGTGGTTTTTAAATTAGATTAAACCGTTATATTTGGTCCGTATACATGCATATGTATCAAATATTCTTTTGACCAACATATTGGTTCTTCAATAGCCTCCCATGGCAGGGTCTAAAAGCTGCAACGAAAAAGCAAAAGTATgacaaaatatgtcaaaagaagTTATCAACTCCTATTGAGGTACTTGTAGCCGAATAGCTTTCCTTGTCACTGCTCCTTTTTTCTCTTGtttcttaaaataaatttaaggttCTTATTCTGACTCTTTGTTCTATTTACTGGTGAAGGTTTTATGCAAGTCTCATCCCGTTGAGTTTGCTTCGTACTTCCATTACTGTCATTCGTTGACATTTGATCAGCGGCCTGATTATGGATTCTTGAAACGCCTCTTTCGTGAACTTTTTACCCGTCAAGGTATGCGTAAAGTTAAGCTTCATCATGTCCTTGTACAATACCATGGTTCTTTTATCAAAATCCTACTGGCTGAGTGTATTGACTTCTGTCTGCAGAAGTTTTATCTGATGCTACATCTTTTACATCTTTGTGTCATGCAGGCTATGAATTTGATTACATATTTGATTGGACCATCCTGAAGTACCAGCAGGCACAAACAAATAAATCACAGCATCGGGTATCTTTCTTAGCTTGTCCTATTTCCTGAATTCATTTTAGCTTGTGATTAATAACTTCTCATCTCAATGATATGCTATATTTTAGCCTGTACTTTTATTCTCGTCCCTTAATAATTATGTCTGTTTCAACGAGCTCAGTAGTGCGGATTGTTAGTCAAGGCAAGCTTCATGAGCtgttttcttatcaaaatttttgATCTTTACTGTGATTGTGCAGCAAGTTGTTGGTGAAAGCAGCAGAGCAATTCCAATGGATGCTGAAAAGCGTCAAGGTTGATAGCTAAAACTCAAAGAATTTTCTTTTCCTACATATGAAGAGAACTATTTAGTACCTTAAATAGCGAAGATGAACTCTTTTGTGAGTTGTAACTATGGTTTGATCCGTTGGATTTTACCAGCACAAAATGGTTTCCGTTATTCTCGGTTGAGTGCTTATAATCCAGCAGTAAAGTGTAGGCAGACTTGCAGATAAATTAAGAGAAGACTCGAGATAGAAGTATGCTAGTAGGAATTTGTTTTGAATATCATGTTAATTTCTGATGATGTAATAAGGTTAATCAGCTGAATTTTTCCATCTACAGTTTCTACAGGGAATAATGGACCTTATGTTGCTGAAGCGAGTGATCGCATAAGACCGAATCCTTCCAGTCCTGGAATTCGTATGCAATTTAAGTCACCAACAAACAGGAATATAACTTCTGCCAATCTCGAGAGAAATGTGAGTGGTATTTCCGCTGATCTTTTCATAGCCTTGATTCAGATATAAAGCGTTCTTGATGTTGAGCATTGGCTGTTTACCATTTCTCGTTATTAGTCGTGTTCATATTATCTCAGCCCAAATAGGCTTCTCATTAGTTCCGTTTCATATTGCAGGTACTAAGTGGTGCCCACATGCCATCTACTTCATTAGCTCCTGTTTTACCAAGAGCAAATGCCACAAAACCTGCTTTACCCGCGGAAACAACTCATGATGGTGATAATGGTGGCAGCAGCTGGATTTCCTCTTTGCGACGTATTTCTTCAAAGTGATGAAAAGGTTCTCTTCTTTCTCTACTCCATTTTTCTATGGCTATGCTTTGGGGTCAGGTTGCACATTATTAGACATCACAAATTATGATTGTGAAGAACAAGCATTTCTACTCATAATGACACAAATCCTTTCTTCGTTTTTC from the Capsicum annuum cultivar UCD-10X-F1 chromosome 9, UCD10Xv1.1, whole genome shotgun sequence genome contains:
- the LOC107841019 gene encoding casein kinase 1-like protein 3, yielding MDRIVGGKFKLGRKIGSGSFGEIFLATHIDSFEIVAVKIENNKTKHPQLLYEAKLYNILQGGSGVPLIKWSGVDGDDNVLVMDLLGPSLEDLFVYCDRKLSLKTVLMLADQMITRIEYVHSKGFLHRDIKPDNFLMGLGRKANQVYIIDFGLAKRYRDATTNRHIPYRENKNLTGTARYASCNTHLGIEQSRRDDLESLGYVLLYFLRGSLPWQGLKAATKKQKYDKICQKKLSTPIEVLCKSHPVEFASYFHYCHSLTFDQRPDYGFLKRLFRELFTRQGYEFDYIFDWTILKYQQAQTNKSQHRQVVGESSRAIPMDAEKRQVSTGNNGPYVAEASDRIRPNPSSPGIRMQFKSPTNRNITSANLERNVLSGAHMPSTSLAPVLPRANATKPALPAETTHDGDNGGSSWISSLRRISSK